The Vibrio pomeroyi genome window below encodes:
- a CDS encoding type II secretion system F family protein, producing the protein MELLNIEVWKQMLEEFGISSQVVIYAMILLTTVLLTLTVGFLFLGARSPLDRKLRQISEEGSTDGRKPYDFSNTLESLSPFISKGNKKDNETYSEKLMHAGFHEKSSLSVFYALKVLSSLIGIIAAFMVYYIALGGDYNNLLIMTCVFLGTFTPNIVLSKLQKERQKKIRNGVPDALDLLVVCTESGLGFNAALGRVASELYVSQPELADELETVFAKIQAGVTMPDALRQLIERTGLVELEGLVSLLSHASRMGGSLAQTLRDYTEDFRDKRQQAAEEVAAKIPTKMLFPMLIFIWPCFFIVALGPGLLIVMDALSAPGASL; encoded by the coding sequence ATGGAACTACTCAATATTGAAGTCTGGAAGCAGATGCTAGAAGAATTTGGGATCAGCTCTCAGGTGGTTATTTACGCGATGATTTTGCTCACTACTGTCTTGTTAACATTGACGGTTGGGTTTCTATTTTTAGGTGCACGATCTCCTTTAGACAGGAAGCTAAGACAAATATCTGAAGAGGGAAGTACAGATGGAAGAAAGCCCTATGATTTCTCAAATACGCTTGAATCATTAAGCCCTTTTATAAGTAAAGGGAACAAAAAAGATAATGAAACTTACTCAGAAAAACTGATGCATGCTGGGTTCCATGAGAAGAGCTCATTATCAGTTTTTTATGCGTTGAAGGTTTTATCTAGCTTAATAGGCATCATTGCTGCTTTCATGGTTTATTACATAGCGTTGGGCGGAGATTACAATAACTTACTCATCATGACCTGTGTTTTTCTCGGAACATTCACGCCAAATATTGTTCTGAGTAAGTTACAAAAAGAACGTCAGAAAAAAATAAGAAATGGTGTCCCTGATGCGCTTGATCTTCTTGTTGTGTGTACCGAATCTGGGCTTGGTTTTAATGCTGCACTTGGTCGTGTTGCATCAGAGCTCTATGTCTCTCAGCCGGAGCTTGCGGATGAACTTGAGACTGTGTTTGCTAAAATTCAAGCGGGTGTCACCATGCCTGATGCACTTAGGCAACTTATCGAACGAACGGGTTTAGTCGAACTAGAAGGCTTGGTTTCTTTGCTTTCTCATGCATCGAGAATGGGGGGAAGCTTAGCGCAAACGCTACGTGATTATACGGAAGATTTTCGAGATAAACGCCAGCAAGCGGCAGAAGAGGTGGCAGCTAAAATACCGACTAAAATGTTATTTCCTATGCTGATATTTATTTGGCCTTGTTTTTTCATTGTCGCACTTGGGCCAGGACTACTTATCGTAATGGACGCATTGAGTGCGCCGGGAGCAAGTTTATGA
- a CDS encoding pilus assembly protein — MKRLKGCIKGLAIVEFTLVSWLIFLLIFLILAFGAYIFSLQMVSEATRKAARLATVCYVLDRDNIGAMVVDEIPLVGFSGANLEVAYLDASGGEIASDFEDNFDDIKFVRARATGYGIQLISNLSFLGNNGFLAAPAFETILPAESLGVVRADSDIKNRCPEVI; from the coding sequence ATGAAAAGGCTAAAAGGGTGTATTAAAGGACTTGCCATCGTTGAATTTACATTAGTGTCATGGCTGATTTTTCTTTTGATTTTTTTAATCTTGGCATTTGGTGCTTATATATTTTCACTACAAATGGTCAGTGAAGCGACAAGGAAGGCGGCTAGACTGGCGACAGTATGCTATGTCTTAGATAGAGATAATATTGGTGCAATGGTGGTGGATGAGATCCCACTGGTTGGGTTTTCTGGTGCTAATTTAGAGGTGGCTTACCTCGATGCGAGTGGAGGGGAGATAGCATCAGATTTCGAAGATAACTTCGATGATATTAAGTTTGTACGTGCCAGAGCGACCGGCTACGGCATTCAGTTGATTAGTAACCTAAGTTTCTTAGGTAACAATGGGTTTCTTGCTGCCCCTGCATTCGAAACAATTTTACCGGCTGAAAGTTTAGGGGTTGTGAGGGCAGATTCTGACATTAAGAATCGATGTCCCGAAGTCATCTAG
- a CDS encoding tetratricopeptide repeat protein, giving the protein MMLYHKFLLLFLPILLLGCASSDEPTNQFDAELYSGKPIDTLTNDDPPLSEKEAIMRGDVALRDNNVDLALYEYIRSLSFPEQEFHDKTLFTIGKIHSSRGNAALAEKAYLAALDFNPAHTEVLEELGVLYTKQRRTDEGRSYFFKAINADQVRLKSSETIKNHQALSQSEVASLKVDSMSPASAYMGIGVLEDVDGKHQIAQEYFKKSLQIDKNSFKALLNMGYSHYMYGNYKEAYQYTRSALELEPNSEKAQNNLALIYLASGDVKKATNMFMRHMDTPEALNNVGYFLILQGKPDEAVPYLQQAIDKKPSYYRVANENLNRALAEVREMEQ; this is encoded by the coding sequence ATGATGTTATACCATAAGTTCCTTTTACTTTTTCTACCAATACTACTACTTGGTTGTGCCTCATCTGATGAACCAACGAATCAATTTGATGCGGAATTGTACTCAGGTAAACCGATAGATACGTTAACGAATGATGACCCTCCTTTGAGTGAGAAAGAGGCGATCATGCGTGGTGATGTAGCATTAAGGGATAACAATGTCGATCTTGCCCTGTATGAATACATTCGCTCACTGTCTTTTCCTGAGCAAGAGTTTCACGACAAAACGCTGTTTACTATAGGTAAAATCCATTCATCTCGTGGCAACGCAGCGCTTGCCGAGAAAGCGTATTTGGCTGCCTTAGATTTCAATCCAGCACATACCGAGGTATTGGAAGAGTTGGGCGTTTTGTATACGAAGCAGCGACGAACAGATGAAGGTCGAAGTTATTTCTTTAAAGCGATTAATGCCGACCAAGTTCGTTTGAAAAGTAGTGAAACGATTAAAAACCACCAAGCGTTAAGCCAAAGTGAAGTCGCTAGCTTGAAGGTCGACAGTATGTCTCCTGCGTCAGCATATATGGGAATTGGTGTGTTGGAAGATGTCGACGGAAAGCATCAGATAGCTCAAGAGTACTTCAAAAAGTCACTGCAGATAGACAAAAACTCATTCAAAGCTCTGTTGAATATGGGCTACTCCCATTACATGTACGGCAATTACAAAGAAGCGTATCAGTACACGCGTTCAGCTCTAGAGTTAGAGCCAAATAGTGAGAAGGCCCAAAACAATCTAGCCCTCATTTATCTGGCTTCCGGTGATGTTAAGAAAGCCACTAATATGTTTATGCGACATATGGATACGCCTGAAGCATTGAATAATGTAGGTTATTTCCTAATATTACAAGGTAAGCCGGATGAAGCCGTTCCTTACCTTCAGCAAGCAATAGACAAGAAACCATCGTATTACAGAGTTGCGAACGAAAACTTAAACAGAGCACTAGCGGAAGTGAGAGAGATGGAGCAATAG
- a CDS encoding pilus assembly protein, which translates to MKRLRKLQSGFAAIEVVLATPVLLFFMVLVLEFGNILIHYNVISKSVQNGARYAVSEVYGTVGGTIAPTSEIQNVVVYGQNSVGTAVLSSLTTADVTVTQPSGDSYVRVSVTYDYVPHFLSIPFSTESFAIPLSVTSVMRVL; encoded by the coding sequence ATGAAACGGTTGAGAAAACTACAAAGCGGTTTTGCTGCCATCGAGGTGGTACTGGCCACACCCGTATTATTGTTCTTTATGGTATTGGTACTTGAGTTCGGAAATATATTGATTCATTACAATGTCATTTCAAAGTCAGTGCAAAATGGAGCGCGTTATGCGGTTAGTGAAGTCTATGGGACTGTTGGCGGCACAATAGCCCCTACGTCAGAAATTCAGAATGTAGTGGTCTATGGTCAAAATAGTGTGGGCACGGCGGTACTCTCTTCATTGACGACTGCAGATGTCACTGTCACTCAGCCATCAGGTGATAGCTATGTGCGAGTAAGTGTTACCTATGATTATGTTCCACATTTCTTGTCTATTCCCTTTTCGACGGAGAGCTTTGCCATTCCATTAAGTGTGACTTCGGTTATGAGGGTGCTGTGA
- a CDS encoding AAA family ATPase, translating into MGEAIQMTPNEGDITRLRTNLKVWLIYNTEAFHSHMSHELKKCRNVHVTAFSLAAMSEEYLKSADVPELIFVEANGNWAQKMVELQGYDLSLEDKDLSLVVLGDESDNGSLKIALRLGASDFLSHNVTLTDLLPLLKKTASEKLENSSYGEFILFLNTKGGMGATTLALNTAIEMATQHPNEVLLLDIDLQFGVIPDYLNITPTYSVSDAINSSNDLDEMSLGSLVNKHESGLHVLSFKHENNADDFEQAQKIGRLLPILRRFYPYVVIDLSRGLDHVFASAISPATKVLLVLQQSLVSVKNTSRLIKSLKFEYGLQSDAIEVILNRYEKRHSIKLKDIEQAVGNHDIHLMPNDFKVALESANLGQPLVQSRKKSSITRSIIDLSHVLSPPEQEEKGWLKKWFS; encoded by the coding sequence ATGGGGGAAGCAATTCAAATGACGCCTAATGAGGGTGACATTACGCGTTTGAGAACTAATTTAAAGGTCTGGTTAATATACAATACTGAGGCTTTTCACTCGCATATGAGTCACGAATTGAAGAAATGCCGAAACGTACATGTGACGGCTTTTTCACTCGCGGCAATGAGCGAGGAATACCTAAAAAGTGCTGATGTTCCAGAGCTTATTTTCGTTGAAGCTAATGGGAACTGGGCTCAAAAAATGGTTGAGTTGCAAGGGTATGATTTATCTTTAGAAGACAAGGACTTGTCTTTGGTTGTGCTCGGTGATGAAAGTGATAATGGGTCACTAAAAATCGCACTGCGTTTAGGCGCTTCAGATTTCTTGTCTCACAATGTGACCCTCACCGATTTACTTCCACTTTTAAAGAAAACTGCGTCTGAGAAGCTTGAGAACTCGAGTTACGGTGAGTTTATTTTATTCTTGAACACTAAAGGAGGGATGGGAGCAACCACCTTAGCGTTAAATACTGCCATTGAGATGGCCACGCAGCACCCTAACGAAGTGCTTTTACTCGATATCGATCTTCAATTTGGCGTGATACCTGATTATTTGAATATAACGCCCACTTATAGTGTTTCGGATGCGATCAACAGTTCTAATGATTTGGATGAAATGTCTCTGGGTTCTTTGGTAAATAAACATGAATCGGGTCTCCATGTTCTAAGCTTCAAACATGAAAATAATGCTGATGATTTCGAGCAGGCACAGAAAATAGGTCGACTACTTCCTATATTACGTCGCTTTTATCCTTACGTAGTTATTGACCTGTCTAGAGGGTTAGATCATGTATTTGCATCTGCTATATCACCAGCAACGAAAGTGCTTCTGGTTTTACAGCAGAGTTTAGTGTCAGTAAAAAACACAAGTAGATTAATTAAGTCTCTGAAGTTTGAGTACGGCTTACAAAGCGACGCAATAGAGGTGATCCTTAACCGTTACGAAAAACGACATTCTATTAAGTTAAAGGACATTGAGCAGGCGGTGGGTAACCACGATATCCACTTGATGCCTAATGACTTTAAAGTGGCACTAGAGAGCGCCAACTTGGGGCAGCCGTTAGTTCAGTCGAGAAAGAAAAGCTCAATTACTCGTTCTATCATCGATTTGTCTCACGTTCTTTCACCACCAGAGCAAGAAGAAAAAGGGTGGTTGAAAAAGTGGTTTTCATAA
- a CDS encoding Tad domain-containing protein, which translates to MLYRVSQSPKKQQGLVVVMITAALLVFLAVSALAVDINHMVVNKTRLQNAVDSAALAAATILDNSKDKDAVDAEVGTALNAMAAATGNHEFDFSTASVNIDYSNDPKDFTGTATFGADDDVYVRVRVDSLDMDEFFIQMFGLEKTVSASAVAGPSSGQVVVNNVVPIGVCIGDGTSDNDVSPEDGYHDVTGEEITSVFGYEVGTVHALKVGDSSLSEMGNGNYHLLDFGSGGKTVKEGLGGSYDQPVKIGEDITTKPGGTVGPTGDGLNTRFGDYGGGLSASDYPSDYVTTEPTDEITIDASTGEIDFDGTYSYAQYEADTNACIASGGSGCASNGVAWRRILAIPMVDCSGKSGGATDFTVNKVGCFFLLQKAPTNNSGTPAVFGEFIHSCSVTGGAGSSTSTTEGTYRIVLYKDPDSGES; encoded by the coding sequence ATGTTGTATCGAGTATCACAAAGCCCCAAAAAGCAACAAGGCTTAGTCGTAGTCATGATTACAGCCGCTTTGTTGGTTTTTTTAGCTGTCTCAGCGTTAGCTGTCGATATCAACCATATGGTTGTGAATAAAACGCGGTTACAAAATGCAGTCGATTCTGCTGCGCTAGCTGCCGCAACTATTTTAGACAATAGTAAGGATAAAGATGCCGTAGATGCAGAGGTTGGCACAGCATTAAATGCTATGGCAGCCGCCACAGGTAATCATGAATTTGATTTTAGTACGGCTTCTGTAAACATTGATTATTCAAATGATCCTAAGGATTTTACAGGAACAGCAACGTTCGGTGCAGATGATGATGTCTATGTGCGTGTTCGTGTCGATTCCTTGGATATGGATGAGTTTTTCATTCAAATGTTTGGACTAGAAAAAACCGTTTCGGCGAGTGCGGTTGCTGGCCCTAGTTCTGGTCAGGTCGTTGTTAATAATGTTGTGCCAATTGGTGTGTGTATTGGTGATGGCACGTCGGATAATGATGTCTCACCAGAAGATGGATACCATGATGTTACTGGTGAGGAAATAACCAGTGTTTTTGGTTATGAAGTTGGCACTGTTCATGCGTTAAAGGTAGGCGACAGTAGCTTATCTGAAATGGGGAACGGTAATTACCACCTTCTTGATTTTGGATCAGGCGGTAAAACGGTAAAAGAAGGTTTAGGTGGTAGTTATGATCAGCCGGTTAAAATTGGTGAAGACATTACAACGAAGCCGGGTGGCACGGTAGGTCCGACTGGTGATGGTCTAAATACTCGTTTTGGTGATTATGGCGGCGGTTTATCAGCCTCTGATTACCCTTCAGATTATGTAACAACGGAGCCTACAGACGAAATAACAATTGATGCGAGTACTGGTGAAATCGATTTTGATGGCACTTACAGTTATGCACAATATGAGGCTGACACCAATGCATGTATTGCTAGTGGTGGTAGCGGTTGTGCGTCTAATGGTGTCGCATGGCGTCGGATTTTAGCCATACCTATGGTGGATTGTTCAGGTAAAAGTGGTGGTGCCACTGACTTTACAGTGAACAAAGTTGGTTGCTTCTTTTTGTTACAAAAAGCGCCGACAAATAATTCAGGAACACCTGCCGTATTTGGTGAATTCATTCACTCCTGCAGTGTGACAGGTGGGGCTGGTAGTTCGACCTCTACAACAGAAGGGACTTATAGGATTGTTTTGTATAAGGACCCTGATAGTGGGGAGTCTTGA
- a CDS encoding CpaF family protein, translated as MFFKRKNVNPEFEKRVEQISHDSEDTNPVERLSSVDTSSQSRSSEANVEKEKAIDEARKVLEQELSIKHFFHKQLLETLDLGLLSSLEKERAKLDLHEAIVQLMAEDGSHALSAEGRKRVIKQIEDEVFGLGPLEPLLADQTVSDILVNGPKSVYVERRGKLEKTPYTFIDDRHLRNIIDRIVSQVGRRIDEASPMVDARLVDGSRVNAIIPPLALDGPSVSIRRFAVDRLTMDNLIDYNSVSPQMAKFVEAAVKGELNILISGGTGSGKTTTLNIFSGFIPRDQRIITIEDSAELQLQQPHVIRLETRPANLEGKGEISQRELVKNTLRMRPDRIVVGEVRGSEAVDMLAAMNTGHDGSLATIHANTPRDALSRVENMFSMAGWNISTKNLRAQIASAIHLVVQMERQEDGKRRMVSIQEINGMEGEVITMSEIFRFQRKGIDENGNIIGYFTATGVVPQYHDQLVKRGLDLPFELFSETKG; from the coding sequence ATGTTCTTTAAACGAAAAAATGTAAATCCAGAGTTTGAAAAAAGAGTAGAACAGATTTCGCATGACTCAGAAGATACCAACCCTGTTGAGCGTTTATCCAGTGTTGATACCTCTAGTCAATCTCGCAGTTCTGAAGCGAATGTAGAAAAGGAAAAGGCGATTGATGAAGCTCGAAAAGTGTTGGAGCAAGAGTTATCAATCAAACACTTTTTTCACAAGCAGTTGCTTGAAACATTGGACTTAGGATTACTTTCGAGCTTGGAGAAAGAGCGCGCTAAGCTAGATTTGCACGAAGCGATCGTACAGCTAATGGCTGAAGATGGTAGCCATGCTCTGAGCGCAGAAGGTCGTAAACGAGTTATCAAGCAGATAGAAGATGAGGTTTTTGGTCTTGGTCCGTTAGAGCCTCTATTAGCCGATCAAACTGTGTCGGATATATTGGTTAACGGACCTAAAAGTGTTTACGTTGAGCGAAGAGGTAAACTCGAAAAAACGCCCTATACTTTTATCGATGATCGCCATCTAAGAAACATTATCGACCGTATCGTCAGTCAGGTTGGCCGTCGCATAGATGAAGCGTCACCTATGGTAGATGCCCGTCTAGTTGATGGGTCTCGTGTGAACGCTATCATCCCTCCTCTTGCGCTTGATGGTCCTTCTGTTTCTATCCGTCGTTTTGCTGTCGATCGTTTAACGATGGATAACCTGATTGACTACAATTCAGTTTCGCCTCAAATGGCTAAATTTGTTGAAGCTGCTGTTAAAGGCGAACTCAACATATTGATTTCAGGTGGTACCGGTTCAGGAAAAACCACTACATTAAACATCTTCTCTGGCTTTATTCCTCGAGATCAGCGAATTATTACCATAGAAGACTCGGCGGAATTACAACTTCAACAACCTCATGTAATTCGGTTAGAAACCCGGCCTGCCAACCTGGAAGGGAAGGGAGAAATCAGTCAGCGAGAATTGGTTAAAAACACCTTGCGTATGCGACCTGACCGAATTGTGGTTGGGGAGGTGCGTGGTAGCGAAGCTGTTGACATGTTAGCGGCGATGAATACTGGTCATGATGGCTCTCTTGCTACTATTCACGCGAATACCCCTCGTGATGCCTTGAGTCGTGTCGAAAACATGTTCTCGATGGCAGGGTGGAACATATCGACCAAAAACTTACGTGCTCAAATCGCTTCGGCCATCCACCTTGTTGTTCAAATGGAACGCCAAGAAGATGGTAAGCGTCGTATGGTGAGTATCCAAGAGATCAACGGCATGGAAGGTGAAGTGATTACGATGTCTGAAATATTCCGTTTTCAGCGTAAAGGTATTGATGAAAACGGCAATATTATCGGTTATTTCACGGCAACGGGGGTTGTGCCTCAATACCATGACCAGTTAGTCAAACGTGGACTCGATCTGCCTTTCGAGCTCTTTAGTGAGACCAAAGGTTAA
- a CDS encoding type II secretion system F family protein, whose protein sequence is MDNVSVSLGLLFIAVLFISQALLLPAAGKKAKHKELSRRLKETQRNIDAESLSLLKEHYNKELSPLDRKLIVISFFAGLKKMLELAGMKVALSRFLLIVSLCAVLLSLISIMTNQVWFISVAAFIFVWVIAYLFVQNRVTYRMARFEEQLPEALDIIRRALQAGQPLVQSFNEVGEELPDPIGTEFKNTYNLLNYGYDLRLAILQMTERVPTVSMLAFSSAVMLQKETGGNLSENLQKVSEVLRARFKLERKIKTLSAESRLSAWILTLSPFGLFFALRVASPEYIEPLYKDPRGLSMVSVGIVLLAIGALWIKKIISIEI, encoded by the coding sequence ATGGACAATGTAAGTGTTTCATTAGGTCTATTGTTTATCGCAGTACTTTTTATTTCCCAAGCGTTGTTGTTACCTGCTGCGGGTAAGAAAGCGAAGCATAAAGAGTTGTCTCGTCGCTTGAAAGAGACGCAACGTAATATCGATGCAGAGAGTTTGTCACTACTCAAAGAACACTATAACAAAGAACTTTCCCCGTTGGATCGTAAGCTCATCGTTATCTCTTTCTTCGCGGGTTTGAAAAAAATGTTGGAACTCGCAGGTATGAAAGTGGCGTTAAGCCGGTTCTTACTGATTGTTTCTCTTTGCGCTGTATTGCTCTCATTGATATCCATAATGACCAACCAAGTGTGGTTCATAAGTGTTGCGGCATTCATCTTTGTTTGGGTTATTGCTTACCTATTTGTGCAAAATCGAGTGACTTACCGAATGGCTCGATTCGAAGAACAACTTCCTGAAGCGTTGGATATTATTCGACGTGCCTTACAAGCAGGGCAACCGCTTGTTCAATCATTTAATGAGGTAGGCGAAGAGCTTCCGGACCCAATCGGTACCGAATTTAAGAACACCTATAACTTACTTAATTATGGCTATGATTTACGTCTAGCGATTTTACAGATGACAGAACGAGTTCCAACTGTATCAATGCTCGCTTTTTCTAGTGCCGTAATGTTGCAAAAAGAGACTGGGGGTAACTTATCTGAGAACTTACAAAAGGTATCTGAAGTACTTAGAGCACGTTTTAAATTGGAAAGGAAGATAAAAACACTCTCTGCTGAAAGTCGTTTATCAGCATGGATCTTAACGTTATCCCCTTTTGGTTTGTTTTTCGCATTGCGGGTGGCTAGTCCCGAGTATATCGAACCACTTTATAAAGATCCGCGCGGTTTATCGATGGTCAGTGTCGGTATTGTTCTTTTGGCCATCGGGGCCTTGTGGATTAAAAAGATCATCAGCATAGAGATTTAA